In Silene latifolia isolate original U9 population chromosome X, ASM4854445v1, whole genome shotgun sequence, the following proteins share a genomic window:
- the LOC141620145 gene encoding uncharacterized protein LOC141620145: protein MSDRIPALTPNLSPITCMVWNIQGTGNKNRINALKEVVRTYKPAIIALVETHMNGEHALKIQKILGYNGHTRVDANGFSGGIWLYWRPEFVSVLPVKEHSQYITIEVSRNGELPWFFSAVYASPNPSNRVELWSELERFARNNNHPWMLAGDYNETRSLTERHGGNNSMARRCELFNNWIESCQLIELEFSGPAHTWSRGNSEATRQSARLDRALCNSEWGTMFGDASVRHLPAFQSDHCPLLISPNGFAPLNVIQRPFRFQAAWMTHENFSSFIESNWMAGENLVTNLSELSNKLQRWNEDVFGNIFRQKRQLIARIEGCQRILSTQRQSHLIKLEAKLRKELDDILEREELLWYQKSRVEFIRDGDRNTSYFHVSTLIRRWKNRINILKNDEGVWIDNSDDVKKIVVEYYKNLYTDDTPDDFDADIPYDLFQEFSHEHWTWLNK, encoded by the coding sequence ATGTCGGATAGAATACCAGCTTTAACTCCCAATTTGTCCCCCATAACCTGTATGGTTTGGAATATTCAAGGGACAGGAAATAAGAATAGAATTAATGCCCTCAAAGAAGTGGTTAGAACGTATAAACCCGCTATTATTGCACTTGTTGAAACTCACATGAATGGCGAACATGCCCTCAAAATACAAAAAATTCTTGGGTATAATGGTCATACACGAGTAGATGCCAACGGGTTCAGTGGTGGTATTTGGTTGTATTGGAGACCCGAGTTTGTTTCTGTTCTGCCCGTCAAAGAACACTCTCAGTATATTACTATTGAAGTTTCGCGCAATGGTGAATTACCCTGGTTCTTCTCGGCTGTTTATGCCAGCCCAAATCCCTCAAACCGAGTAGAACTTTGGTCTGAACTGGAACGGTTTGCGCGGAACAATAATCACCCATGGATGTTAGCGGGTGACTACAATGAGACTCGGTCCTTGACTGAGAGACATGGAGGCAATAACAGCATGGCACGTAGATGTGAGCTCTTTAATAATTGGATCGAAAGTTGTCAACTTATCGAGCTCGAGTTCTCAGGCCCTGCCCATACTTGGTCACGCGGGAATTCAGAAGCAACAAGACAGAGTGCTCGGCTTGACAGAGCATTATGTAATAGCGAATGGGGTACAATGTTTGGGGATGCAAGTGTAAGACATCTCCCTGCATTCCAAAGTGACCATTGCCCACTACTAATATCCCCGAATGGCTTCGCTCCTCTCAATGTGATCCAAAGACCATTTCGTTTTCAAGCGGCTTGGATGACACACGAGAATTTTTCTTCATTCATTGAATCAAATTGGATGGCAGGCGAGAATTTAGTGACAAATTTATCAGAACTCTCTAATAAATTGCAGAGGTGGAATGAAGATGTGTTCGGCAATATTTTCCGACAAAAGAGGCAGCTAATAGCACGTATAGAAGGATGTCAACGCATCCTTTCGACCCAAAGGCAGAGCCATTTGATTAAGCTCGAAGCAAAGCTACGCAAAGAACTAGACGACATTCTCGAAAGGGAAGAACTTCTTTGGTACCAAAAGTCACGGGTGGAATTTATTCGGGATGGCGATCGCAATACTTCGTATTTCCATGTAAGTACGTTAATTCGACGGTGGAAAAATCGCATCAACATACTAAAGAACGATGAAGGAGTATGGATTGACAACAGTGATGATGTCAAGAAAATAGTGGTGGAATATTATAAGAATCTATACACAGACGATACTCCAGACGACTTCGATGCAGACATCCCATACGACCTTTTTCAAGAATTTAGCCATGAGCATTGGACATGGTTAAATAAGTAA